The following DNA comes from Methanosarcina vacuolata Z-761.
TTTGGGCCCATTCGTTACATCTTTCCAGGAGGTCCCTCTTTTTTACAATATATTTTCTGGGACTCTCTATAAATTTCCGGACGAGTTCGCGGAGTGTTCTCCCGATAATCTTTTCTTTTGGAAGGCCAAGCATCTTCCTTGAATGCGCTTCATTTACTAGAAGGAAAACACCATTTTTATCCTTGTATGAAATAGGATTGACCATAGTGTCAAGTATATTTTCTATAATATGAGGACTATCCAGAAAAATAAGACCTGAGATCTTGCTTTTTTCACCAGATACTTGAACCTGGCTACAAGCCACATTATTTGAGGCTTTTAGCTTGTTTGTCTTTTTATCTTCGTTTACCAGTGCTGTCGTTCCTTCCTGACATTCTGGTTCTTCATCATAGTCCTTCATTTTTCTTCCCCAGAGTTTCTCGAAAATCAAGTTTTTTGGCACTCAAATTAACAGATAGGCTCTATGTTTTTAATGGACGGAATATCTGGTTAAATAAATATTGATAAAGTTAAAACAAGTTTCCTGATGTTTTCTATGTTCAATTTACAATAAATCAATAAATTAAATTACATTTCATGATAATTAATAGTTATCTCTTCAGGAAAGAAAGGAAAAAGTAATTTTTGAAATTCGGAAATAATAAAAAAGTAACTGAGAAAAAAGTAATCTTCTTCAGGTTGTCTCAAAACTCGACCCGTTTCTACAATTGGGTAATTGGAATTGTTGACTTTAAATTCAGATCGAAGATTATTCTGAAATTCAGGTATTTATTTGCCTTGAAGTATAGTACATTATCCTATTTGTAGAATCAAATGTAGTTTTGAGACAACTTGTTCCTGCAAATTTCAGGTTGCTTTCCGTGCAAACACAATCCTTGAACCGTCCGTCATGTCAAGAGCACGGAAGACTTCAAGCCCATAATTGTCAAGCAGCTCTATATACTCATTAAAGGGGACGCTATTTTCGAAACTGTAACCTGATCCTCCTTTTTTCACACCTTCAAAAGTCCAGAGGTTCCAGTCAAGGCTGAGAAGTGGGCTTGATTTTATTTTTTCGTCAGGCATCTGCCTGGTTACGAAAATGCCTCCAGGGTTTAAGGCTTCCGAAAGCTTGGGGACAAGGGAAGGCACTTTTCCGCCGGGGTTAAAGGAAGAAAAGATAAGGTCATAGCCACTTCCGATTTCATCTTTAAAAAAATCTCCCGGAATTGTACTCACTCTTGAAGCCCCATATTTCTCGATGAAATATCCTGTTTCGCCAGTAACGGGTGGAAGGTCGAAAACAAAAGCCTGAAGGTCTTCATTCAGCTTTGAAAAAGCGATTGCATAAAGCCCATGCCCCCCTCCTATGTCAAGCAGCCTTTTGACATTTGTAAAATCAACATTTTCCATGACAACAGTTACAGTTTCCTGAAGCAGACCACAGCGTGCGTTTTCAGCCATACAGTGGACAATTTCCCCAAAAAAAGGCCCTTTCTCGACAATATCGGGCCCCTGCTTCATAATCTGAGGAATGCGAGCCCAGCGTTCAACATTTCGAATCCTTTCGGCAAGGTAATGCTGCTGAGAAAACGGAGAACTTTCCATGAGATAAGTTGCACTGAGTTCAGAGACAAGGTACACTGCCTCGCCACTCTTTGTTCCATTGTCATGGTCCTCAGATCCGGTTTCGGATTTACCGTTATCTTGACTGGCGACTGCATCTATTTTTCCAATCTGCGCCTTCTCTTCTTCCTTACCCATTCCCTCCTCAAATCTGTCAAGGAACCCGAGACTATGGAGGGCTTCACAGAAATGAGGCATGAGC
Coding sequences within:
- a CDS encoding methyltransferase — its product is MESKIDDKAEPDTEVNAQDTDKNRLENEFDPSVKLKNEEEAGKILDLMQKPEIDFDRFFKFMDSSIQGLKEYRLIVSALELGVFEALKSPLSAEDLAEKLGCDPLLMPHFCEALHSLGFLDRFEEGMGKEEEKAQIGKIDAVASQDNGKSETGSEDHDNGTKSGEAVYLVSELSATYLMESSPFSQQHYLAERIRNVERWARIPQIMKQGPDIVEKGPFFGEIVHCMAENARCGLLQETVTVVMENVDFTNVKRLLDIGGGHGLYAIAFSKLNEDLQAFVFDLPPVTGETGYFIEKYGASRVSTIPGDFFKDEIGSGYDLIFSSFNPGGKVPSLVPKLSEALNPGGIFVTRQMPDEKIKSSPLLSLDWNLWTFEGVKKGGSGYSFENSVPFNEYIELLDNYGLEVFRALDMTDGSRIVFARKAT